One genomic window of bacterium includes the following:
- a CDS encoding SDR family NAD(P)-dependent oxidoreductase, translated as MLDLAGKVAIVTGAGSVGPGWGNGKATAVLLARRGAKLFAIDINLAAANETRGIIEQESGTCIAHRCNMTAAREVKAAVNACVERFGCIDILVNNVGGSTPGDPVTMTEETWDAQVDLNLKTTFLGCKYVLPVMEAQGSGAIVNNSSVAGLRKHLGRSHVAYSATKAGVIALSRATALVYAKKGIRCNTVVPGLMHTPLVEQRLARQLACQDVAALIAYRHSLVPMGRMGDAWDVAHAVLFLVSDEARYITATEIVVDGGLIASMP; from the coding sequence ATGCTCGATCTGGCCGGCAAGGTTGCCATCGTGACGGGCGCGGGATCCGTGGGGCCTGGCTGGGGCAACGGCAAGGCGACCGCGGTGCTGCTGGCGCGCCGGGGCGCGAAGCTTTTCGCCATCGACATCAACCTAGCGGCGGCGAACGAAACGCGGGGCATCATCGAGCAGGAAAGCGGCACCTGCATCGCGCACCGCTGCAACATGACGGCGGCCCGAGAGGTAAAGGCCGCGGTAAACGCCTGCGTCGAGCGCTTCGGGTGCATCGACATCCTGGTGAACAATGTCGGCGGATCAACCCCGGGCGATCCGGTGACCATGACCGAGGAGACGTGGGACGCTCAAGTGGACTTGAACTTGAAAACAACCTTCCTGGGCTGCAAATACGTGCTCCCGGTGATGGAGGCTCAGGGATCCGGCGCGATCGTGAACAACTCCTCCGTCGCCGGGCTACGCAAGCATCTGGGCCGCTCCCATGTCGCCTACAGCGCCACGAAGGCCGGGGTGATCGCACTGAGCCGCGCCACGGCGTTGGTCTATGCGAAGAAGGGCATCCGCTGCAACACCGTCGTGCCGGGCCTCATGCACACGCCGCTGGTCGAGCAGCGCCTGGCCCGCCAGCTCGCCTGCCAGGACGTCGCGGCGCTGATCGCGTACCGGCACTCGCTGGTGCCGATGGGGCGGATGGGCGATGCGTGGGACGTGGCGCACGCCGTGCTGTTCCTAGTGTCCGACGAGGCCCGGTACATTACGGCGACCGAGATCGTTGTCGACGGCGGCCTGATCGCCTCCATGCCGTAG